Proteins encoded by one window of Pseudochaenichthys georgianus chromosome 9, fPseGeo1.2, whole genome shotgun sequence:
- the LOC139434471 gene encoding zinc finger protein 583-like, translating into MGAKFEGLLLHSNVSRGAVLKLRREMPHGSGNLHTVSLPQYWLYVKKDYPALAERALKSLLPFATTYLSPRLTITVCFLFPVDVQLLVVVKEELLPDQQEWSTSLDQEDPEPPPHIKQELVELRISQEGEQLQELEEADITKSTFTPDPVKSEDDKEKPQSSQPHQRQTEHMETEADGDDCRGPEPARNSDPESSLQPKTVDETGDSSEPDNEDSADWKETREPASGTNSLKNEKESASDSSHNAVTKQFGCSVCTKYFTNTRNVKKHMRIHTGEKLHSCSVCKKAFAENRDLNRHMRIHTGEKPFSCSVCTKSYALSGNLKAHMRIHTGEKPHSCSVCAKAFSRSGHLKAHMRIHTGDKPHSCSVCEKAFSRSGHLKRHMIIHTGDKPHSCSVCKKAFSRSEHLKVHMRVHSGEKIYSCNVCDKIFKWCTDFKRHKCVSRQSSQLNEIQTEDNRGGC; encoded by the exons ATGGGTGCAAAGTTTGAGGGGTTACTGCTCCACTCCAATGTGTCCCGTGGGGCGGTGCTGAAACTGCGAAGGGAGATGCCTCATGGCTCCGGAAACCTGCATactgtttcactcccacagtaCTGGCTGTATGTCAAAAAAGACTATCCCGCACTGGCTGAGAGGGCTCTCAAATCCCTTCTTCCATTTGCCACCACATACCTCA GTCCAAGACTGACTATAAcagtgtgtttcctgtttcctgtagatgtccagctgctggtggtggtaaaagaagagcttctccctgaccagcaggagtggagcaccagtctggaccaggaggacccagagccccccccacacattaagcaggaactggtggaactcaggatcagtcaggaaggagagcagcttcaggagctggaggaggctgatatcaccaagtccactttcactcctgatcctgtgaagagtgaagatgataaagagaaacctcagtcctcacagcctcatcaaagacaaactgaacacatggaaacagaagctgatggagatgactgtcgaggaccagaaccagccaggaactcagatccagagagcagtttacaaccaaagactgtGGACgagactggagactcttctgaacctgacaatgaagacagtgctgattggaaggagaccagagaacctgcgTCAGGCACAAACTCActaaaaaatgaaaaagaatCTGCAAGTGATTCAAGCCATAATGCTGTAACGAAACAATTTGGCTGCTCTGTGTGTACGAAATATTTTACAAATACAAGAAAtgtaaagaaacacatgagaatccacacaggagagaaactacacagctgctcagtctgtaagaaagcttttgcaGAGAATAGAGATTTAAAtcgacacatgagaatccacactggagagaaaccatttAGCTGCTCAGTTTGTACCAAATCTTATGCATTGAGTGGAAatttaaaggcacacatgagaatccacaccggagagaaaccacacagctgctcagtttgtgcgaaagctttttcacggagtggacatttaaaggcacacatgagaatccacacaggagataaaccacacagctgctcagtttgtGAGAAAGCATTTTCACGGAGTGGACATTTAAAGCGACACATgataatccacacaggagataaaccacacagctgctcagtctgtaagaaagctttttcacggagtgAACATTTAAAggtacacatgagagtccactcAGGAGAGAAAATATACAGCTGTAATGTTTGtgacaaaatatttaaatggtGTACTGATTTCAAAAGACACAAGTGTGTTAgtcgtcagtcctcacagcttaATGAAATTCAAACTGAGGATAACCGAGGGGGTTGCTGa
- the LOC117452252 gene encoding zinc finger protein 583-like, with the protein MSKVQILLSLKKQRLTAAAEEIFALFKKTIAELEEELSLSKEENERLQKLLDAVLQPQLRIHRADVQLLVVVKEEVLPDQQEWSTSLDQEDPDPPPHIKKEQEELRISQEGEQLLELEEADIIKSTFTPDPVKSEDDKEKPQSSQPHQRQTEHMETEADGDDCRGSEPARNSDPESSLQPKTGDSSEPDTEDSADWKETIEPASGSNSLKHEKESVSDSSHSAVKKQFGCSVRTKYFTNTRNVKKDMRIHTGEKPFSCSVCTKSFKENRDLNRHMRIHTGEKPHSCSVCKKSFSQSGHLKEHMRVHTAEKPFSCSVCKKAFAENRDLNRHMRIHTGEKPHSCSVCKKAFAETRHLNGHMRIHTGEKPHSCSVCEKAFSRSGHLKRHMIIHTGDKPHSCSVCKKAFPRSEHLKVHMRVHTGEITYSCNVCDKRFKLCIDFKRHTCVGRQSSQLNEIQTEDKRGGC; encoded by the exons atgagtaaagtccaaatactgctgtcgttgaagaagcaACGACTCACAGCTGCTGCTGAAGAGATATTTGCCCTCTTTAAAAAAACGatagcagagctcgaggaggagctgtctctttccaaagaggagaacgagagactccagaaactactggacgctgttttacagcctcagcttcggatacacagagcag ATGTCCagctgctggtggtggttaaagaagaggttctccctgaccagcaggagtggagcaccagtctggaccaggaggacccagatccccccccacacattaagaaggaacaggaggaactcaggatcagtcaggagggagagcagcttctggagctggaggaggctgatatcatcaagtccactttcactcctgaccctgtgaagagtgaagatgataaagagaaacctcagtcctcacagcctcatcaaagacaaactgaacacatggaaacagaagctgatggagatgactgtcgaggatcagaaccagccaggaactcagatccagagagtagtttacaaccaaagactggagactcttctgaacctgacactgaagacagtgctgattggaaggagaccaTAGAACCTGCGtcaggctcaaactcactgaaaCATGAAAAAGAATCTGTAAGTGATTCAAGCCATAGTGCTGTAAAGAAACAATTTGGCTGCTCTGTGCGTACGAAATATTTTACAAATACAAGAAATGTAAAGAAagacatgagaatccacacaggagagaaaccctttAGCTGCTCAGTTTGTACCAAATCTTTTAAAGAGAATAGAGATTTAAAtcgacacatgagaatccacacaggagagaaaccacacagctgctcagtttgtaagaaatctttttcacagagtggacatttaaaggaacacatgagagtccacacagcagagaaaccatttagctgctcagtctgtaagaaagcttttgcaGAGAATAGAGATTTAAATCGAcatatgagaatccacacaggagagaaaccacacagctgctcagtctgtaagaaagcttttgcaGAGACTAGACATTTAAAcggacacatgagaatccacacaggagagaaaccacacagctgctcagtttgtGAGAAAGCATTTTCACGGAGTGGACATTTAAAGCGACACATgataatccacacaggagataaaccacacagctgctcagtctgtaagaaagcattTCCAAGGAGTGAACATTTAAAggtacacatgagagtccacacaggagagatcaCATACAGCTGtaatgtttgtgacaaaagatttaaattgtgtattGATTTCAAAAGACACACAtgtgttggtcgtcagtcctcacagcttaATGAAATTCAAACTGAGGATAAGCGAGGGGGTTGCTGa